In the genome of Devosia rhizoryzae, the window AGGCCAAGCATTCCGGCATCGTGGTGCTCTAGCTAGAACTCGATGCCCTTCTGCGCCTTCACGCCGGCGCGGAAGTGATGCTTGATCTCCGTCATCTCGGTGACCAGATCGGCGATCTCGATCAGCTCGTCCTTGGCATTGCGGCCGGTGACGATGACATGCTTGTCGTGCGGCTTGTTGCGGAGGGTCTCTACCACTTCCTCGATGGGCAGGTAGTCGTAGCGCAGGCAGATGTTGAGTTCGTCCAACAACACCATGTCATAGCTTGGATCGGCAATCAGCGCCTTGGCCTGGTCCCAGGCTTTTCGCGCCGCAGCCAGATCGCGCTGCCGGTCGGCGACGTCCCAGGTAAAACCCTCGCCCATGGCATTGATGGTGACTTGGTCGGGAAACTTGTCGAGCACTGTGCGCTCGCCGGTGTTCCAGACGCCCTTGACGAACTGCACGACCCCGACGCGCATGCCGTTGCCCAAAGCACGGAACACCATTCCGAACGCCGCGGTCGACTTGCCCTTGCCCTTGCCGGTGTGGACGACGAGCAGTCCCTTCTCCTCCGTCTTGGTCGAGAGAATCTTGTCGCGCGCAACCTTTTTCTTGCGCATCTTTTCGGCGTGATAGGCGTCCCGCTCGGCCTCGCTCATGAGGTCCGTCTTTTTTGGTTGTTTATCGTTCATCGAAGGGGTCCAGGAGGTCATAAGCAGAATTCGACCGAGGCGACCAAAGGCCACGCTTGCGCGCCTCATCAAACTTGGCCAGCAGTTCGTCGTAACCGGCTAGGTTGTTGGTAAGGATAAAGTTTCTAACCGTCTTGTCTTCGATGAAGGCTTCAAAAGCGAGGTCGAAATGATGGGTTTTCACCGCACCTGTGGTGGCCGCGAAAGCGAACATGAAGTCTACGGTCGCAATAATCTCAAACGCCCCCCGATAGCCGTGACGCATGACGCCGGTGAGCCATTTCGGGTTCACCACGCGCGAGCGCATGACGTGGCTAACCTCTTGTTCCAGCGTGCGAATTCTCGGGGTTTCGGGACGGGAATGATCGTTGTGATAGGCCGTTGGCTTGGTGCCGGAGACAGCCTCGGCAGCGACTGAAAGCCCGCCTTCGAACTGATAATAATTGTCCGAATCCAGCAAATCGTGCTCGCGATTATCCTGGTTGTGCACGACTGCATCGATCTGCCCAAGCCTCGCGCGGAAGCGATCGCCGAGCGGGGTGCCGTGCGCCTTGGCGCCATAGGCATATTGGCCCCAGGCGAGGAATTGCTCGGCAAGATCGGCCTTGTTTTCCCAGCGTCCATTGTCGATCAGCGGCCCTAGCCCAGCGCCATAAGCCTTTGGTTTCGAACCGAAAATCCGCGCGCCAGCCTCAAGCGAAGCTTCGGTTTCCGACTTCCCTGCAGCCATCAAACCCAGTGCTTCAGACCGCATGCGGGCGGCGATGGGATTGTCGTCTTCGGGTTCATCCAAGGCACCGATGGCGCGGATGGCGCGGTCGAAGAAGGTGATCTGGGCAGGGAAGGCGTCGCGGAAGAAACCGGAAATGCGAAGGGTCACGTCGACGCGGGGGCGACCGAGCCTGGCAAGCGGAATTATCTCGTAGCCAGAGACCCTTAGCGAGCCCGGATCCCAAGTGGGACAAGCGCCGATCAGGGCCATGGCCTGGGCAATATCGTCGCCGCCGGTGCGCATGTTGGCGGTGCCCCAGACGGAAAGGGCGACGGATCGGAGGTAGTGGCCATGGTCCTGGAGGTGCCGGATGAACAGGTTTTCGGCGGATTTGCGCCCAAGCTCCCAGGCGCTCGGCGTTGGGACGGCGCGGATGTCGACGGAATAGAAGTTGCGGCCCGTGGGGAGGACGTCGAGACGGCCGCGGGAGGGCGCACCGGAGGGGCCGGGGGCGATGAACTTTCCGTCCAACGCGTCAAGGAACGCGGTCATTTCGGCGGGGCCCGAGGCGGCGAGGCGGGGCTCGATGATGGTGCGGATCGTGTCGAGGACCGCGTTGGTTGCGGGCCAGTTTTCGGGCACCGGCTCGCCCTCGACAAGGCGTGCGGCGACGGTTTCAAGGTGTTCGACGACGTCGCCGAGATTGCGCAGCGAAGCGGTCCCGGCGATGGCCGGGCCGGTCCAAGGGTCGCTCAGGGTCGCGGTGAGCGGGTCGAAGCCGAGTTTGAGGTCATCGGCCAGCGCCCGGATGATCGAATTTTCACCCGGCGCTTCGCCGCGCGGGACGCGGGCAAGGGCGACCGAAAGGTCGCGCGCCATATCTCCTTCGGGCGAGGTGCCGAAGACGTGGAGCCCGTCGCGGATCTGGGCTTCCTTGAGGTCGCAAAGGAAATTGTCGATCTTGATCAGTGCCGCCGTTTCGTCTTCGGGCAGGCCGATGTCCCGATCGAGGCGGCTGTCGCGGGTAAAGTCGAGAATGCGGCGCTTGAGATCCGCCAGACGGCGGCGGTCCATGCCGGAGGCGGCGTAATATTCGTCGAGCAGTGCTTCGAGATCTTTGAGGGGGCCATAGGTCTCGGCTCGGATCAGTGGCGGAACGAGGTGATCGATGATCACAGCCCCCGTGCGGCGCTTGGCCTGCGTGCCCTCGCCCGGATCGTTGACGATGAACGGGTAAAGGTGCGGCAGCTGCCCCCAAAGCGCATCGGGATAGCAATCGGCATCGAGCGCAGCGGACTTGCCGGGCAGCCATTCCAGCGTGCCGTGCTTGCCGTTGTGGACCATGGCGTGAGCGCCCCATTCGTAACGCAGCCAGAGGTAGGCGGCGATATAGGCGTGGGGCGGGAAGAGGGCCGGGTCGTGATAGCTGGCGGTTTCGTCGAGCTGATAGCCGCGGGCGGGCTGGAGCAGCAGGACGATGTTGCCGAAACGGTGCGCGGGGAGCTGGAATGCGTCGCCGCGGACGAAGGGGTCGGTAGCCGGCTCGCCCCAGCGCATGGCAACGGCGGTGCGGATGGCTTCGGGGAGAGCGGCGAAAAGCTCAACGTATCGGGTTAGCGAGAGGACGGCGGCGGAGGTACCGCGCTGGGGATGGGCGTTGGTGGGGCCGGCGGTGAGGAGCGTGATGAGTTCGGCGGAGGTTCTCGGATATTTTTCGGCAGAACCCGATGGCCCCCCACCCTCGGTCCCTCCCCTCAAGGGGGAGGGATGCGCTGGAGCCGAGAGGTCGTCGAGCGCGTCCGAAATCGATTGCCAAATGCCATCCAGATTGATGGCTATCTCCGAATTGGTAAAGCGCAGGACCTTGTAGCCAATGCTTTCGAGGAAGGCTGTGCGCTGCTGGTCGCGTAACGGCGCATCGCCGGTGAAGTGCGTATCGCCGTCTGCCTCGATAATGAGCTTGGGATGATGGCTCGCAAAATCAGCCACGTATTGCCCAAGCGGTACCTGGCGCCTAAATTTCACACCGCGTTCTTTGAAGCTTTTCAGCAGCGGCCAAAGGGTGCGCTCAGGCATGGTTTGGTGAGTTCGAAGCTTGCGCGCTTGTGCAACGCTCTTGGCTTGAACCATTCGCGCATTGCCGAACGCCAACAGGGTGGGCTCCCTCCCCCCTTGAGGGGGAGGGTTGGGGTGGGGGGTGGTGTCGTGGTCCACTGATGGACCCCCACCCCCAACCCCTCCCCTCAAGGGGGAGGGGAACTGACCGAGATCGTACCCCGCCCTTTCCAGTTGCATCAGCATCCTGACCGTGGACTCGGGGGCATCGTAGCCGACGCCGTTGGCGAGGCGGCCGTCGCGGATGGGGTAGTTGGCCAGGATGATCGCGATTTTTCGGTCAGCTCGGGGCGTGTGGCGGAGGCGGGTCCAGTTTTGTGCGAGGTCGACGGCGCGGCTTATGCCGCCGTGGTCCGGAGCGTAGGCGGTCAGGGGGACCTGGCAGCGTTCGTGCCAAACCCCATCGGCTTTGTGGCCGACGAGGAGGCCGGCGAGGCGGCCGTCGAGTTCGGGCATGACGAGGTACATGGCCATGTCCTTGGCGGAGAGGCCCTGCGGATCGGCTGCCCATTGCGCTTCGGAGCGACCGGACTGGATCAGCTGAATGATTGGCGCATCGGTGTGGGCGAAGGGGTTTTGCGCTGGCGGGAGGTCGGCGATGCCGAGGGCGAAGGCGGTGAGATTGAGGATGGCGGAGGGGGGGAACTGGGCAAGGTTGGCTTGAACGAAGCGGACGCTTTCGGCGTCTTTAAGGGAGGAGACGACGATGGGGACGGGGTTGAGGTCGCGGGATTCAAGTTCGGCGATCAGGGCTTCGAGCGTGGCGGTTCCGGCGCCTTCAATGGCGGCGCGGTAGAAGAGGATGGGGATGTTGGGGCGTTCGAGTGCCCGACCTCGTGGTTCGACAGGCTCACCATGAGGTCTCTCTAAGAGACCAGTCTTGGGGTGCCAGAGGCCGAAGCGGGGGAAGTGTTGAGGCTTGAAGGAACCGAGCAAGGCCCCCTCACCCGGCTGCTGCGCAGCCGACCTCTCCCCGGAGGGGCGAGGTGAAGAGGCGGCCAGTCGACGGAATGACTGGAGAATCGCGTCGGCGTTTTGGGGGCCGCCTTGGATGAAGAGCTGGTGGAGGCGGGTCCAGTCTTTGGGGTGGATGGTGGAGCGGGATTGGAGGATGGGGTCGGGGTTGCTGTCGCCGGGGAGGAGAATGAGGGGGATGCGACCGTTGGCGCAAAGGGCGGTGAGTTCGTCGACGCCATATTGCCAATAAGCCGCGCCGCCGATGAGGCGGAGGCAGACAAGGCGGGCATGGCGGACGGTCTGGTCCAGCCACATATCGACGGACAAGTTGTTCGAGAGGCGCAGCGTATTGGCGAGGCGCAGTTCGGTTTCGCGGGCGCGATCGGCGGCAGCGGCCAAGGTGGCGAGTTCGCTATCGGCGGAAGAGGCGAAGATGAAGGCGCCGGGGGTTTGGGCGAGGTGGATGGCCTCGCCTTCCTGCTGGATGGTGGCGGCCTGGGCGGAGAGGAGGTGCATCAGGACTGCTGCTCCGCATTCCCCGAAAGACCCACACCCGGCCTCCCCCTTGAGGAGGGGGAGGAGCAGGATCGCGTTTGTGGAAAGGCTGGCACGCTAGGCTGCCGCCTCAAGGCTTTGGGTGATCGCATCCCGATTAAGCGGGCTTTCACCGATGACGACGAGCGCGGTTTCGCGGGGTTCGCCGGCTTTCCAGGGGCGGTCGAAGTAGGCGGTGACGCGGGGACCGACGGCCTGGATGGCGAGGCGGGCCTGGGCGCCCGGAATGGCGGCGAAGCCTTTTAGGCGCAGCACGTCGTGGTTGCGGATGGTCTCTTCGATGGTGGCGAGCAAGTGGTCCTTGTTCTGCACGGAGGCAAGTTTGAGCGAAAAGCTGTCGAAATCGTCGTGCTCGTGGGTTTCGCCGCCGTGTTCGAGTTCGTGATGGCTTGGGCGGTTGGCGATATCGGCCTCCGAGCCGATGCCCATGCCTAAGAGCGCAGCGATATCGACATGGCCATTGGCAGCGCGAACGATGCCGACGCCGGGGCGCAGCTCGGCGCGGATGTTCTGCTCGACTTTTTCGAGCAGGGGCGCATCGACGAGATCGGTCTTGTTGAGGATGATCATGTCAGCGGCGGAGAGTTGATCTTCGAAAAGTTCGCCCAGCGGGGTTTCGTGGTCGAGCATTTCGTCCTGGCGGCGCTGCGCGTCGACGGCGGCTTCATCGGAGGCGAAACGGCCTTCGGCCAGCGCGGCGGCGTCGGCGACGGTGACGACGCCGTCAATGGTGACCTGCGCCTTGATCTCGGGCCAGTTGAAGGCGCGGATCAGGGGCTGCGGCAAGGCAAGGCCAGAGGTTTCGATGACGATGTGATCGAACTTTTCCTCGCGGGCGAGCAAGGCCTGCATGGTGGGAATGAACTCGTCGGCCACGGTGCAGCAGATGCAGCCATTGGAGAGTTCGACCATGTCCTCCTCGCGGCAGGTTTCGTCGCCACAACCGGCAAGGATGTCCTTGTCGACGCCCAGATCACCAAACTCGTTGATGATCAGCGCGATGCGCTTGCCCTTGGGGGCATGGGCGAGGAGATGGCGGACAAGCGTTGTCTTGCCGGCGCCGAGAAAGCCGGTGATCACGGTCGTTGGAATTTTGGTCATGGCAAATCCTTGAGCCCGGCGCCCGAAGGCGCCGGGGTTTGATCAGGCATAAAGGCGCGAGGTGACGAGGCCGGTCTTGCCCAGGCCACGCACCAGCTTGGCGCCGGCAAGGACAAGGAGATCGACCAGCGGCTCGAGCAGCACGACCAACATGTAGGCACCGCCGAAACTGGCGACGCTGGCGAGGTTTTCCGCGCCGAAACCTTGGCCATAGAGCGCCCAGAAGGCGACCCAGAGGACGACGCCGCCCTGATAGGTGGCGGAGAGTGCAAGCGCCTGGCTGTAGCGCAGGTCGACATAGGCGGTATCCGGGCGGATGATCCGGTCGGCCACGAATTTAATTGCAACTAGCGGGGCGACCAGCGTCGTGACATTGGCAAAATATTGCGGAAGGTCGAAAGGCGCGAAGAATAGGCCCTGCACCATAAGGCCAAGCGCGAGACCAAAGGCAGCCGGGGCGGCGCCGAACAGCAGCAGCAGGGTCGAACCCAGGATCAGGTGCACCTCGCTGACACCCACGGCATAATGGGGGAAGACTTCGAAGAAAACGAAGACCGCGGCCGTGGCGATCGCGGTGCGAGCGAGCAGCGACAGGGCGCCGCGGGTGCGCACGGTGTCAACGGCAAATTTGACGGCCATGGCACCGGCAGCAGCGGCGGTGGCGTAGGCAAGAAGCATTTTTTCGGGCGAAACGAGATCGGGTTCGATATGCATGGACATGTTCCTGAAGGGCGAAATGAAGGGTGTGCCGCGCAAGCGCGGGTATGCTATGGGGCCCTGCCCCACACGGCATCAGCCTGATGGCCTAATCATCTCGCCCCCTCCCTGTCCCACCGACAGTTGAGTGTTCCATACGGAGGCTGGCAGGTCTCCTGGCTCACGGCTCGAACGCGCTTTTCCCTCTTCCCGGCACAAGCCAGTGAGCCTTGGAAAGCACTCGCCGCTTACAGTTGCGGGGGCAGCCACGGAATCAGTCCCTAATGGGTACGCTTCACCGTGTTCCCTATTATTTCCCTTGTTCACCTGAACGCCGGAAACCAGTCTCGAGGCAGAGGGTACGCCCGCTGCCTCGACGGGTCAATCAGGGGTCTTAGTATTCGGGCTGAGGCAAGTCTTCGGGCCAGGCATAGCCCAGCGTCAGGACTTGGAGGCGCGTGTCGAGAATTTCGAGCAGGCCCTCGTCGGAGGGAACCTCCACCTCGCCGGACACCGGCGTCACGTCGATGGCGGGCGAATATTCGTCCGCAGGCGAGAAGCGCAGGGAAAGGAAGCAAGTGGCATCGTCGGCATTGGCGAGCTTGCCCTTTTCGATCTGCGCATAGCCGCCATAGTCCCACCAGAAGCCGCCGATGATGAAAGGCGTGTCGTTGAGTTTTTCGACTTCGGCCGGGGTCATGCCGATGCGGACGCCGCCGGGTGCGGTCTGGCTGGGCGAGAGCTCGACATAGGAGAGGTGAGTTAGGTTTTCCTCGTCGAACCAGCCGAATTCCATTTTGCGGTCTGGATCATCGCCAAAGACCGTGGTGGCCAGCATTTCGGTGCCCTCGGGGCCTGGAACCATGCCGGTAATCACGTTTTCGGCGCCGAAGGTTTCCTTGACCAGCTTTTCGGAACTGTCCGGACCAAAAACGCCGTCACAGGTGACCTGTTCGGGTTGGGCTGCTGGCTTGGTCTTCGCGAAGGTGGGCGTGGCGAGCGCCGCGAAGGCGATGAGAGCGACAAGGCTTAGGCGGGCAAGCATGGCGAAAACTCCCTTGAGCGGCGTCATAATGACCCAAGCGCAGCCAGGCGACAAGGAACGACTCAGCGTATGAACCCCCCAGTTTTAGCGAGGTGCGCCATGAAGCCGATCAAGTTCGACCGCGACGAGACAAAGGCGATCGTCGGGGAGATCCAGGACTATTTTCGCGAGGAGCTGGACCAGTCGATCGGGGCCATGCCGGCGGAAATGCTGATGCAGTTTTTTGCCGAGCGGATGGGCGCTTATTTCTATAATCGCGGGCTGCACGATGCACAGGCGCTGGTGCGCAAGAAGCTCGACGATGTCAGCGACGAAATCTTTGGCCTCGAGCAGCCAACCAAGGCGCGGTGATCCCCCTTTTCTGCAGCGAGGCGGCGGCGTAAGGAGAGCCGCCTTGTTCCCCAGGAGGAAGCCTTGGGCTTCAATTTCCCTTCGCTGGCGCCGATCGGCCTGTTGATCGCGTCCAACCTCTTCA includes:
- the cobO gene encoding cob(I)yrinic acid a,c-diamide adenosyltransferase, whose protein sequence is MSEAERDAYHAEKMRKKKVARDKILSTKTEEKGLLVVHTGKGKGKSTAAFGMVFRALGNGMRVGVVQFVKGVWNTGERTVLDKFPDQVTINAMGEGFTWDVADRQRDLAAARKAWDQAKALIADPSYDMVLLDELNICLRYDYLPIEEVVETLRNKPHDKHVIVTGRNAKDELIEIADLVTEMTEIKHHFRAGVKAQKGIEF
- the cobN gene encoding cobaltochelatase subunit CobN encodes the protein MHLLSAQAATIQQEGEAIHLAQTPGAFIFASSADSELATLAAAADRARETELRLANTLRLSNNLSVDMWLDQTVRHARLVCLRLIGGAAYWQYGVDELTALCANGRIPLILLPGDSNPDPILQSRSTIHPKDWTRLHQLFIQGGPQNADAILQSFRRLAASSPRPSGERSAAQQPGEGALLGSFKPQHFPRFGLWHPKTGLLERPHGEPVEPRGRALERPNIPILFYRAAIEGAGTATLEALIAELESRDLNPVPIVVSSLKDAESVRFVQANLAQFPPSAILNLTAFALGIADLPPAQNPFAHTDAPIIQLIQSGRSEAQWAADPQGLSAKDMAMYLVMPELDGRLAGLLVGHKADGVWHERCQVPLTAYAPDHGGISRAVDLAQNWTRLRHTPRADRKIAIILANYPIRDGRLANGVGYDAPESTVRMLMQLERAGYDLGQFPSPLRGGVGGGGPSVDHDTTPHPNPPPQGGREPTLLAFGNARMVQAKSVAQARKLRTHQTMPERTLWPLLKSFKERGVKFRRQVPLGQYVADFASHHPKLIIEADGDTHFTGDAPLRDQQRTAFLESIGYKVLRFTNSEIAINLDGIWQSISDALDDLSAPAHPSPLRGGTEGGGPSGSAEKYPRTSAELITLLTAGPTNAHPQRGTSAAVLSLTRYVELFAALPEAIRTAVAMRWGEPATDPFVRGDAFQLPAHRFGNIVLLLQPARGYQLDETASYHDPALFPPHAYIAAYLWLRYEWGAHAMVHNGKHGTLEWLPGKSAALDADCYPDALWGQLPHLYPFIVNDPGEGTQAKRRTGAVIIDHLVPPLIRAETYGPLKDLEALLDEYYAASGMDRRRLADLKRRILDFTRDSRLDRDIGLPEDETAALIKIDNFLCDLKEAQIRDGLHVFGTSPEGDMARDLSVALARVPRGEAPGENSIIRALADDLKLGFDPLTATLSDPWTGPAIAGTASLRNLGDVVEHLETVAARLVEGEPVPENWPATNAVLDTIRTIIEPRLAASGPAEMTAFLDALDGKFIAPGPSGAPSRGRLDVLPTGRNFYSVDIRAVPTPSAWELGRKSAENLFIRHLQDHGHYLRSVALSVWGTANMRTGGDDIAQAMALIGACPTWDPGSLRVSGYEIIPLARLGRPRVDVTLRISGFFRDAFPAQITFFDRAIRAIGALDEPEDDNPIAARMRSEALGLMAAGKSETEASLEAGARIFGSKPKAYGAGLGPLIDNGRWENKADLAEQFLAWGQYAYGAKAHGTPLGDRFRARLGQIDAVVHNQDNREHDLLDSDNYYQFEGGLSVAAEAVSGTKPTAYHNDHSRPETPRIRTLEQEVSHVMRSRVVNPKWLTGVMRHGYRGAFEIIATVDFMFAFAATTGAVKTHHFDLAFEAFIEDKTVRNFILTNNLAGYDELLAKFDEARKRGLWSPRSNSAYDLLDPFDER
- the cobW gene encoding cobalamin biosynthesis protein CobW is translated as MTKIPTTVITGFLGAGKTTLVRHLLAHAPKGKRIALIINEFGDLGVDKDILAGCGDETCREEDMVELSNGCICCTVADEFIPTMQALLAREEKFDHIVIETSGLALPQPLIRAFNWPEIKAQVTIDGVVTVADAAALAEGRFASDEAAVDAQRRQDEMLDHETPLGELFEDQLSAADMIILNKTDLVDAPLLEKVEQNIRAELRPGVGIVRAANGHVDIAALLGMGIGSEADIANRPSHHELEHGGETHEHDDFDSFSLKLASVQNKDHLLATIEETIRNHDVLRLKGFAAIPGAQARLAIQAVGPRVTAYFDRPWKAGEPRETALVVIGESPLNRDAITQSLEAAA
- a CDS encoding energy-coupling factor ABC transporter permease yields the protein MHIEPDLVSPEKMLLAYATAAAAGAMAVKFAVDTVRTRGALSLLARTAIATAAVFVFFEVFPHYAVGVSEVHLILGSTLLLLFGAAPAAFGLALGLMVQGLFFAPFDLPQYFANVTTLVAPLVAIKFVADRIIRPDTAYVDLRYSQALALSATYQGGVVLWVAFWALYGQGFGAENLASVASFGGAYMLVVLLEPLVDLLVLAGAKLVRGLGKTGLVTSRLYA
- a CDS encoding DUF2164 domain-containing protein, producing MKPIKFDRDETKAIVGEIQDYFREELDQSIGAMPAEMLMQFFAERMGAYFYNRGLHDAQALVRKKLDDVSDEIFGLEQPTKAR